The following proteins are co-located in the Carassius gibelio isolate Cgi1373 ecotype wild population from Czech Republic chromosome A9, carGib1.2-hapl.c, whole genome shotgun sequence genome:
- the LOC128020137 gene encoding obscurin-like protein 1 isoform X2, translated as MDVFGGAPRFLAYPRPVVVQSGTDAVLKCQIGGDPRPAVIWERNNEKIHPEDRYRVFEDGNVYNLIITSVTVEDSGQYICKAKNCIGETYAAATLKVEGEAQEMEFREENKPRFLIKPLSTRVGRGEDAVFSCKLWGNPRPEVMWEKDGKKLNEIFESTHFTISYQDGGWFQLKIFKTRAPDGGVYTCKARNEFGESLAGAVLLVDAGPGHEDEGNRNGYTNGHWKAHQGKQRSSRQVATRLKDDPLPNSAKVKMFAVTEGKHAKFRCYVTGKPKPEILWRKDGRLILSGRRYLLYEDREGYFTLKVLYCKQQDNGVYVCSASNTAGQTLSVVHLIVKEPPIRFKQPLNDLQVWERDLAVLECEVPEDSVPITWYLEDRRLQPGAKYGMEEWGTMRRLTIRDIGVDDDGIYLCEMADGGRSIAEVAVKGTIVRKLPRKVDVLEGENAAFCVEVEEGEMDIHWYKDGTELRETHQTIVKSFGRTHILVFVNTTPQDSGLVMFYVGRSKTSSQLRVKAARHCPPSCPIGVQINTERANAALLSWFPAQDSRKNPPSGYIIERQEVGSQEWLQCLTTDSVTSVEILGDSVPCEADYRFRICSVNKYGRSGNVEFPRAVHLVPVARIQTPLQDALVPEGQDACFTIELSASVIGTWFLNGNQLQDDERFSIRRSRTHQSLRIRGVRDTENGAEITFIAYGIRDSAALYIQAPLVKFTPLSEMDRNKFVEVGNPIVLYCELSDPETPVRWYKNGVELHTMEGLHIQSEGTMRRIVIQSADFSHSGVYSCDAIDDVIRFNVEVEAPPVRFLVLPEDDRNKSVEAGSPIALQCELSDPLAQVSWYKDGVKLLPQSGLDFKSKGTKRQLIVQAAEFYHSGGYSCKTRGNAVHFNVEVKAPPVRFSAVPEVKRRKCIEAGCPIVLQCEVSDSTAQVQWYKDGDQLLIESGVDFNSDDCMRTLSIQSAHPSHAGVYSCTTKDDVIKFHVEIRAVPVRFSAVPEAEKNKCMEAGGHFELLCKVSDSTSQVSWFHNNTQLQLESGLDIQSEGDVRTLVVNPAEPTHSGLCHCESSDDSVPFPVDIKDPPVMFSALQDSVKDQLVEADYSTDLQGEISDPNANVCCYEDGVELVSESQPHIKSESTRRTLAVKTAQPSYSGWYDYVRTGDPIQFNVQDQGPPPTFLAVPEDEKTKCTEEMEPVALHYEISDSTPYVSVTKDEKVMLSQFKPEPEVHSDISRRTVIIHAPETSLFEVNSQKTPDDPTPFEMDQELSHYEVFSGETYDDSVQCTVDIKAPPVTFSSVPEAQRTICIESGRPFKLQCEISDPDAQVWWYKDGNAVLLQDGIVTMYEEAMRTLSVQSAELCHSGTYSCQTNNDTISFHVEIKAPPVTFGYIPEDDLHKNIVEQDNLLLCCQVSRSDAIAQWYKDGVELKPCDNILIEAENTIRRLIIPSAQLSDSGTYTCRAGNSALTFQVYVRAILFCFTEPPVMIVYPKEDVHLDRYVPEEIVLSCELSRPNGKVTWFKDGQKLQESENIKLKTEGPYRRLKILRSGVEDSGEYVCDAADDSIFFNLNIKEPPVRIVSPSQSQMELCQQTSERMVLSCEISRPNATVRWYRDGLEVEESDSLILEVDGVYRRLIIPKPTIKDSAEYVCDTADDSVTFFVNIAEPPVRFIRPRKMAHGVEKLVGDTVVLECEVSRPNAEVTWKKDGDEIEENSNITITEDGTSRHLTIHSAAFEDTGQYVCDARDDVMDFLVKIKDTPLKILRKAELETKCRFVASDAIVLKCEVSRANGVVSWLKDNEKIEGNEHFICEEKGTFRSLIVPSAELKDSGEYICDAQDDKVVFSVTVEDAPVSIIGNSEKPEHHILMTGDDLILECEVSRENAIVQWYCNGCLLQEDVRTHIESRKTTRKLVLSGLQTSDSGEYLCDAIDDKMITRLTVQEPPFKFIKKDERTNISAYEEDSVTLRATVNRVSAPVKWQRGHDPIRSDRFHTTSDGNTHYLTINPLKRCDTGEYTCHVESDEMHFIVHVKAMKVKFSKPLENVVGLKGSDVVLKCELYKSKGDVQWLKGSQEITPNRHFTIRAGGRVRSLTIHDVTEDDAGEYACESKDERTSATVVVNIPRIVEFIAELHNITVMEGEDATFKCMVSPEDAKLAWFRNAQPISSNEKFSISSNGLCHVLHITNCQVSDSCKLTAEAEGVISRATLQVQEAQVLFTKSLCPVVAEEFGEATLEVEVSHETAEVQWMRQGVVIHPGSKFILKQDGKKRSLTIHKLTLSDQGTYSCETLHDRTQAKLAVEPRKIKIWKGLTQIQTYERETASFEVELSHSNVEGVWQKDGHILKNNNRLRMTAKGREHSLTISNLTLDDTGSYIFSVDTIRSIARLDVKEIPVSILKKLEDIRQPEGSGITLECELSRHNVDIKWTKNDVHLKPGKNHRIYSMGRKCFLQILKCELGDSGLYVCDAGDATTSCTVDIYERELEILQSLEDLDIQEGQNAVFVCEVSLDDVPGEWFKNGEKIKPTSTIKIRQEGTKHFLLICNVKEDDSGQMKFVAKNLETTAYLEVEALPANIVKPLQDITALENTRVILDCTLTNPRCSIRWYKGPNVILPSEHFEICSEGCYRKLVIQQVLLEDEGTYSVQVGNYTSSAKLTVEAQSVLMVRELQDVDVIAPADACFECEVSAPVAKAPTWTLNGETLHPGPKVVVEKMGTVHKLILKQTSEDMGGTVCFITGKAKSTAHLQVKGNQ; from the exons ATGGATGTGTTTGGTGGAGCACCACGGTTCCTGGCCTACCCTCGTCCTGTGGTAGTACAAAGTGGCACAGATGCAGTTCTAAAATGCCAGATTGGCGGGGATCCCAGACCAGCAGTTATATGGGAGAGAAACAATGAGAAAATTCACCCAGAGGACAGATACCGGGTGTTTGAGGATGGAAATGTCTACAACCTTATCATAACCTCTGTGACAGTGGAGGACAGTGGACAATACATCTGTAAGGCCAAGAACTGCATTGGAGAGACTTACGCCGCAGCCACTTTGAAAGTAGAAGGTGAAGCACAGGAGATGGAGTTTCGGGAGGAAAACAAGCCACGCTTCCTCATCAAGCCCCTCTCAACTAGAGTTGGACGAGGAGAGGATGCTGTGTTCTCCTGTAAGCTGTGGGGAAACCCCAGACCAGAAGTGATGTGGGAGAAGGATGGCAAGAAGTTAAATGAGATCTTTGAAAGCACACATTTCACCATCAGCTATCAGGATGGAGGATGGTTCCAACTAAAGATTTTCAAGACAAGAGCACCAGATGGAGGGGTGTACACTTGTAAGGCCAGGAATGAATTTGGAGAGAGTCTGGCAGGGGCTGTGCTATTGGTGGATGCTGGACCAGGACATGAGGATGAAGGGAACCGTAACGGTTACACTAACGGCCACTGGAAAGCACATCAGGGAAAACAGAGAAGTAGTAGGCAAGTTGCAACACGGCTGAAAGATGATCCACTGCCAAACTCAGCCAAAGTAAAAATGTTTGCAGTGACAGAAGggaaacatgcaaagtttcgaTGCTATGTAACAGGGAAGCCAAAACCTGAAATATTATGGAGAAAAGATGGGAGACTTATCTTATCTGGCAGACGGTATCTTTTGTATGAAGACAGAGAGGGTTACTTCACACTTAAAGTTCTCTACTGCAAACAACAGGACAATGGAGTTTATGTCTGTTCTGCCTCAAACACTGCAGGACAAACCCTGAGTGTGGTACACCTTATCGTCAAAG AGCCACCTATCCGATTTAAGCAACCACTGAATGACTTGCAAGTATGGGAGAGAGACTTAGCTGTTCTTGAGTGTGAAGTTCCTGAGGACTCTGTTCCAATCACATGGTACTTAGAAGACAGGCGACTACAACCTGGAGCCAAATATGGGATGGAGGAGTGGGGGACAATGCGGCGACTCACAATTCGTGATATTGGGGTTGATGATGATGGGATATATCTATGTGAAATGGCTGATGGGGGCAGAAGCATTGCTGAGGTAGCAGtcaaag GAACCATTGTAAGAAAGCTGCCACGAAAAGTTGATGTTCTGGAAGGGGAAAATGCAGCCTTCTGTGTGGAAGTGGAGGAGGGAGAAATGGACATTCATTGGTACAAAGATGGAACAGAGCTAAGGGAGACCCATCAGACCATTGTCAAATCCTTTGGAAGGACACACATCTTGGTCTTTGTCAACACCACACCACAAGACTCTGGTTTGGTCATGTTCTATGTGGGTAGATCGAAGACGTCATCTCAGCTAAGGGTGAAAg CTGCAAGGCACTGTCCACCAAGCTGTCCTATCGGGGTACAGATAAACACAGAGCGAGCGAATGCAGCTCTCCTGTCCTGGTTTCCTGCACAAGACTCTCGGAAGAATCCACCTTCAGGGTATATTATTGAAAGACAAGAAGTTGGCTCACAGGAGTGGCTGCAATGTTTAACCACAGACTCTGTAACCTCAGTGGAGATTCTTGGCGACAGCGTTCCATGCGAGGCAGACTACAGATTTCGGATATGCAGTGTCAACAAGTATGGAAGGAGTGGAAATGTAGAGTTCCCTCGAGCAGTTCACCTTG TTCCAGTTGCCAGAATCCAAACCCCTCTACAAGATGCTTTAGTGCCAGAGGGCCAGGACGCCTGCTTTACCATTGAGCTGTCTGCCTCAGTTATAGGCACTTGGTTCTTAAACGGAAATCAGCTTCAAGACGATGAACGTTTCTCTATAAGGCGTTCGCGTACACACCAGTCCCTACGCATTCGTGGGGTACGGGACACAGAAAATGGAGCAGAGATCACCTTCATTGCCTATGGAATTCGAGATTCTGCTGCTTTGTACATACAAG CCCCACTGGTAAAATTCACACCACTTTCTGAAATGGATCGAAACAAATTTGTGGAGGTTGGCAACCCTATAGTGCTCTACTGTGAGCTCTCAGACCCTGAGACTCCAGTTCGTTGGTATAAGAATGGTGTTGAACTTCATACAATGGAAGGTCTGCACATCCAATCAGAAGGAACAATGAGGAGGATTGTCATCCAATCAGCTGATTTCTCCCACTCAGGAGTTTATAGTTGTGATGCTATTGATGACGTCATCAGGTTTAACGTGGAGGTTGAGG CCCCACCAGTGAGGTTCTTAGTCCTTCCGGAGGATGATAGGAACAAGTCCGTTGAAGCAGGCTCACCGATAGCACTGCAATGTGAGCTCTCAGATCCACTCGCCCAGGTCTCCTGGTATAAAGATGGTGTGAAACTTTTACCACAAAGTGGACTAGACTTCAAATCCAAGGGCACAAAGAGGCAACTGATTGTCCAGGCAGCTGAATTTTACCATTCAGGGGGGTATAGCTGCAAGACAAGGGGTAATGCTGTCCACTTCAATGTGGAAGTTAAAG CCCCACCTGTGAGGTTCTCTGCTGTCCCTGAGGTTAAGAGGAGAAAGTGCATTGAAGCAGGCTGCCCCATTGTTCTGCAGTGTGAGGTTTCAGACTCTACTGCACAGGTCCAGTGGTACAAAGATGGGGATCAGCTCCTTATAGAATCTGGAGTAGACTTCAACTCAGATGACTGTATGAGAACACTCAGTATTCAATCAGCACACCCGTCTCATGCCGGTGTGTACAGCTGCACAACAAAggatgatgtcatcaagtttcATGTGGAGATAAGAG CTGTACCCGTGAGGTTCTCAGCTGTTCCTGAAGCTGAGAAGAATAAATGCATGGAAGCTGGTGGACACTTTGAACTCCTCTGTAAGGTCTCAGACTCTACATCCCAAGTCAGCTGGTTCCACAACAATACGCAGCTTCAGCTAGAGAGTGGTTTGGACATTCAGTCAGAGGGAGATGTAAGGACTCTGGTAGTCAATCCAGCTGAACCCACTCATTCTGGATTGTGCCACTGTGAATCATCTGATGACTCTGTCCCGTTCCCTGTGGATATCAAAG ACCCACCAGTGATGTTCTCAGCATTACAAGACAGCGTGAAGGACCAGCTGGTTGAAGCAGACTACTCCACTGATTTGCAAGGTGAGATCTCAGATCCAAATGCCAATGTGTGTTGCTACGAGGATGGTGTAGAGCTTGTCTCAGAAAGTCAGCCTCATATCAAATCGGAGAGCACCAGGAGGACATTAGCTGTCAAGACAGCACAGCCCTCTTACTCTGGATGGTACGACTATGTGAGAACGGGTGATCCCATCCAATTTAATGTACAAGACCAAG GGCCACCACCAACATTTTTGGCTGTTCCTGAAGATGAGAAGACCAAATGCACTGAGGAAATGGAACCTGTTGCATTACATTATGAAATTTCAGATTCAACTCCATATGTCAGCGTGACAAAAGATGAGAAGGTCATGCTTTCTCAATTTAAGCCTGAACCTGAAGTTCACTCAGACATATCCAGAAGAACTGTAATCATCCATGCACCTGAGACATCTCTTTTTGAAGTAAACAGCCAAAAGACACCAGATGATCCCACCCCGTTTGAAATGGATCAAG AACTGTCTCACTATGAGGTGTTCAGTGGTGAGACCTATGATGACTCTGTCCAGTGCACTGTGGATATAAAAG CTCCGCCAGTGACGTTCTCCAGTGTCCCTGAGGCTCAACGGACCATATGCATTGAGTCAGGAAGACCCTTTAAACTGCAATGCGAAATCTCAGACCCTGATGCACAAGTCTGGTGGTACAAAGATGGGAATGCGGTGCTTCTTCAAGATGGCATTGTTACTATGTATGAGGAAGCAATGAGAACACTCTCTGTGCAAAGTGCTGAATTATGTCACAGCGGAACATACAGCTGCCAGACAAACAATGACACCATCTCATTCCATGTGGAAATCAAAG CACCTCCTGTAACATTTGGCTACATACCAGAAGATGATCTGCACAAAAATATTGTGGAACAAGACAATCTACTCCTTTGCTGTCAAGTGTCCAGGTCAGATGCTATTGCACAATGGTACAAGGACGGAGTAGAATTAAAGCCTTGTGACAACATCCTCATAGAAGCAGAAAACACTATACGAAGACTGATCATCCCTTCAGCTCAACTCTCAGATTCTGGGACATATACCTGTCGGGCTGGAAATAGTGCATTAACATTTCAAGTTTATGTAAGAG CAATTCTCTTTTGCTTTACAGAACCCCCAGTGATGATTGTATATCCCAAGGAAGATGTCCACCTTGATCGCTATGTTCCTGAAGAAATTGTTCTTAGCTGTGAACTTTCACGGCCAAATGGAAAGGTGACATGGTTCAAGGATGGACAAAAACTACAGGAGAGTGAAAACATAAAGCTAAAGACAGAGGGTCCATATAGACGGCTAAAAATTCTGCGCAGTGGTGTTGAGGACTCTGGAGAATATGTCTGTGATGCAGCTGATGATTCAATATTCTTCAATCTAAACATAAAAG AACCCCCAGTGCGCATAGTTTCTCCAAGCCAGTCCCAAATGGAACTTTGCCAGCAGACTTCTGAAAGGATGGTCCTGAGCTGTGAAATCTCTAGACCAAACGCCACTGTACGTTGGTATCGAGATGGACTTGAAGTAGAGGAGAGTGACAGCCTAATTCTGGAGGTTGATGGTGTCTATAGGAGACTTATTATCCCAAAACCTACCATCAAAGACTCTGCAGAATATGTCTGTGACACCGCTGATGACTCAGTGACCTTCTTTGTAAACATTGCAG AGCCACCAGTTAGATTTATTCGGCCAAGGAAAATGGCCCATGGAGTAGAGAAACTTGTGGGAGACACTGTGGTTCTGGAGTGTGAAGTGTCTCGACCAAATGCTGAAGTCACCTGGAAGAAGGATGGAGACGAGATAGAGGAGAACAGCAACATAACCATCACAGAGGATGGCACAAGTCGACATTTAACCATTCACTCTGCAGCTTTTGAAGACACAGGGCAATATGTCTGTGATGCTAGAGATGATGTGATGGATTTCCTAGTGAAAATCAAAG ATACACCACTAAAAATTCTGCGAAAAGCTGAACTAGAAACAAAGTGCCGATTTGTAGCATCTGATGCTATTGTGTTAAAATGTGAGGTCTCAAGAGCAAATGGAGTGGTCAGTTGGCTTAAAGACAATGAGAAGATTGAGGGAAATGAGCATTTCATCTGTGAAGAGAAAGGGACATTCAGATCTCTGATTGTCCCCAGTGCTGAATTAAAGGACTCAGGGGAGTACATCTGTGATGCACAAGATGATAAAGTTGTCTTCAGTGTTACTGTAGAAG ACGCTCCAGTGTCCATTATTGGGAATTCAGAGAAGCCAGAACACCACATTTTAATGACAGGAGATGATCTTATCCTGGAATGTGAGGTATCTCGAGAAAATGCTATAGTCCAGTGGTACTGCAATGGATGTTTGCTACAAGAGGATGTACGCACACATATTGAAAGCAGAAAAACAACGAGGAAGCTTGTGCTATCAGGACTTCAGACATCCGACTCTGGAGAGTATCTCTGTGATGCCATTGATGACAAAATGATAACTAGGCTAACAGTTCAAG aacccccatttaaattcattaaaaaagatGAAAGAACAAATATTTCAGCCTATGAAGAAGACAGTGTGACACTGCGTGCCACTGTTAATAGGGTCAGTGCCCCAGTGAAATGGCAGAGAGGCCATGATCCAATCAGAAGTGATCGTTTCCACACAACAAGTGATGGTAACACCCACTACCTCACTATTAACCCACTTAAGAGATGTGATACTGGAGAGTATACGTGTCATGTGGAATCTGACGAGATGCATTTCATTGTCCATGTTAAAG CAATGAAGGTAAAATTCTCCAAACCACTAGAAAATGTAGTGGGACTCAAAGGTAGTGATGTGGTTTTAAAATGTGAACTGTACAAGTCCAAAGGAGATGTTCAGTGGCTCAAAGGCAGCCAAGAGATTACCCCAAACAGACACTTTACAATCAGAGCTGGGGGTCGAGTGAGAAGCCTGACAATACATGATGTAACAGAAGATGATGCAGGAGAGTATGCTTGTGAATCCAAAGATGAAAGGACATCAGCTACTGTGGTGGTCAATA TTCCTCGCATTGTGGAGTTTATCGCAGAGCTACACAACATAACTGTCATGGAAGGAGAAGACGCAACATTTAAGTGTATGGTATCTCCAGAGGATGCTAAGCTAGCCTGGTTTAGGAATGCCCAGCCAATTTCATCAAATGAGAAGTTCAGCATCTCAAGTAATGGATTATGCCATGTGCTGCATATCACCAACTGCCAAGTCTCAGATAGCTGCAAGTTGACAGCCGAGGCTGAAGGTGTGATTTCCAGAGCTACCCTTCAGGTCCAAG AGGCACAGGTGCTTTTCACAAAGAGCTTGTGCCCGGTAGTTGCAGAGGAGTTTGGTGAAGCAACGCTTGAGGTGGAGGTCAGCCATGAAACTGCAGAGGTACAGTGGATGAGACAAGGAGTGGTAATACATCCAGGGTCCAAATTCATCCTGAAGCAAGATGGCAAAAAGCGTTCTCTCACAATCCATAAACTGACACTTTCAGACCAGGGCACCTACAGCTGTGAAACGCTACATGACCGTACACAAGCCAAGCTCGCTGTGGAAC CACGAAAAATCAAGATTTGGAAAGGTCTAACTCAGATCCAGACTTATGAAAGAGAGACGGCTTCGTTTGAGGTGGAGCTGTCACATAGCAATGTGGAGGGTGTATGGCAGAAGGATGGGCACATTCTCAAAAACAACAACCGTTTGCGTATGACTGCGAAAGGACGAGAACACAGCCTAACCATCTCTAACCTGACCTTGGATGACACTGGATCCTACATATTCTCTGTTGACACCATCAGATCAATAGCAAGATTGGACGTTAAAG AAATTCCTGTATCAATTCTGAAAAAGCTTGAGGATATCAGGCAACCAGAGGGATCTGGTATAACACTTGAATGTGAGCTCTCACGGCACAACGTGGACATAAAGTGGACAAAG AATGATGTTCATCTTAAACCAGGAAAAAATCATCGTATTTATTCGATGGGAAGAAAGTGTTTTCTACAGATACTGAAGTGTGAACTGGGAGACTCTGGTTTATATGTGTGTGATGCTGGAGATGCCACAACATCCTGTACAGTGGATATCTATG AGAGGGAGCTTGAGATACTACAAAGCTTAGAGGATCTGGATATTCAAGAAGGTCAGAATGCAGTGTTCGTGTGTGAAGTTTCCCTGGATGATGTGCCCGGAGAGTGGTTTAAGAATGGCGAGAAGATAAAACCAACCAGCACCATTAAGATCCGTCAGGAAG GGACAAAGCACTTCCTCCTCATATGCAATGTCAAAGAAGACGATTCTGGACAAATGAAGTTCGTTGCCAAGAATCTTGAGACAACAGCTTACCTCGAAGTGGagg CACTACCAGCAAACATTGTGAAACCACTTCAGGATATAACTGCTCTGGAAAATACCCGTGTCATACTGGACTGCACTTTGACAAACCCCCGTTGTAGCATTCGCTGGTATAAGGGCCCAAATGTCATCCTGCCCTCAGAACACTTTGAGATCTGCAGTGAAGGATGTTACCGAAAACTTGTGATTCAGCAGGTGTTGCTGGAAGATGAGGGCACCTACAGTGTTCAAGTTGGAAACTACACATCTTCAGCAAAACTAACTGTTGAAG CTCAGTCGGTCCTGATGGTGCGAGAGCTGCAGGATGTGGATGTAATAGCTCCTGCAGACGCATGCTTTGAATGTGAAGTTTCTGCGCCAGTGGCCAAGGCACCTACCTGGACACTGAATGGGGAGACACTGCATCCTGGTCCTAAAGTTGTGGTAGAGAAAATGGGAACCGTTCATAAGCTCATTCTCAAACAAACATCTGAAGACATGGGCGGCACTGTGTGCTTTATTACTGGGAAAGCTAAAAGCACTGCACATCTGCAGGTCAAAG gTAACCAGTGA